One Hemibagrus wyckioides isolate EC202008001 linkage group LG07, SWU_Hwy_1.0, whole genome shotgun sequence DNA segment encodes these proteins:
- the apol1 gene encoding apolipoprotein L1 isoform X2: MLSGFFRRFPRPAQNCAHGQGAESSDITETKTRADETHVPPRPSEKEIRDSITHRLNPNDGAHNQGAGSSDITEKKTRADETPHVPPRPSEKEIRDSITHRLNPNDGAHNQDSVVSVNNQQVKGGEEGCQDDSDECVNDATAPAKKEKILPKKKKVKKKKNPFMPHVTVQSKINQKRSEEGGNDISEKKTLMEQLNEFRLDQVHSEDEEHLDSLMEWWSTVKQWEPMSTDEDMTEKEEARAFALTAEKVQRGIRVFNQLFSERAEALWQHIIDLNHIADGLDRFNKRTKVAQITGGSTSAVGGVATITGLALAPVTMGTSLIITAVGLGVAAAGGLTSASASISNTVHGSFDRKKVERILKDFQSKMADIDKCTKFIKRGIENLRELNAPKVKKLKVYDNDFSGINDIYEDGVMAGKAVLINANEITRFTQITMATGGTAARAVQVAAMATGILTGLFVAMDVYFVAKDSHELKKGAKSEFAKKIREVAEQLHQGLVELNIIREELQCSEHSTFSNTSTISMSRPSSSISTSDSSDATCVTSSSSTSGISSSCSTSSTFPSPSVSSSLSHRTSASVLTLSHS, translated from the exons ATGCTGAGTGGCTTTTTCAGACGCTTTCCCAGACCGGCTCAGAACTGTGCTCATGGCCAG ggtgctGAGAGCTCAGACATCACAGAGACGAAAACCAGAGCAGATGAAACCCATGTTCCTCCACGACCCAGTGAGaag GAGATCAGAGACTCCATCACACACCGTCTGAATCCAAATGATGGGGCTCATAATCAG ggtgctGGGAGCTCAGACATCACAGAGAAGAAAACCAGAGCAGATGAAACCCCTCATGTTCCTCCACGACCCAGTGAGaag GAGATCAGAGACTCCATCACACACCGTCTGAATCCAAATGATGGGGCTCATAATCAG GACTCTGTTGTGTCGGTCAACAATCAGCAGGTCAAAGGAGGTGAAGAAGGATGTCAG GACGACAGTGACGAGTGTGTGAACGACGCCACTGCCCCAgctaagaaagagaaaatactg ccaaagaaaaagaaagtaaagaaaaagaagaatccCTTCATGCCTCATGTGACAGTCCAG agTAAAATAAACCAGAAGAGAAGCGAAGAAGGTGGCAATGACATTTCAGAG AAGAAAACCCTCATGGAACAGCTGAATGAGTTTCGTCTGGATCAAGTTCACAGCGAAGATGAGGAG CATCTTGACAGCCTCATGGAGTGGTGGAGCACGGTCAAAC AATGGGAGCCGATGTCCACAGATGAAGATATGACGGAAAAGGAGGAGGCTAG GGCATTTGCGTTAACAGCTGAAAAAGTGCAGCGAGGAATTCGTGTGTTTAATCAGCTGTTTTCAGAGCGAGCAGAAGCTCTTTGGCAGCACATCATCGACCTCAACCACATTGCAGACGGTCTGGACCGCTTCAACAAAAGGACCAAAGTGGCCCAAATCACCGGCGGCTCCACCAGCGCAGTTGGGGGTGTGGCCACTATAACAGGCCTCGCCCTAGCACCTGTTACTATGGGGACATCCTTGATTATCACAGCAGTGGGACTGGGCGTGGCCGCAGCGGGCGGGTTAACATCAGCCTCGGCCAGTATCTCCAACACCGTCCATGGCTCGTTTGACCGTAAAAAAGTGGAGCGCATCTTGAAAGACTTCCAGAGCAAGATGGCAGACATCGACAAATGCACGAAATTCATCAAACGAGGCATCGAAAACCTGCGAGAGTTAAATGCTCCCAAG GTGAAAAAGCTAAAGGTGTACGATAACGATTTCTCTGGAATCAACGATATCTACGAGGATGGCGTCATGGCAGGCAAAGCAGTGCTTATCAATGCCAATGAGATCACCAGGTTCACACagatcaccatggcaacaggtgGCACAGCAGCCAGAGCAGTGCAGGTTGCAGCCATGGCAACGGGCATCCTCACCGGTCTCTTTGTTGCCATGGATGTTTACTTTGTGGCAAAGGATTCTCACGAACTTAAGAAAGGAGCCAAGTCAGAATTTGCCAAAAAGATCAGGGAGGTGGCAGAGCAGCTGCATCAAGGACTGGTGGAGCTCAATATCATCCGAGAGGAGCTGCAGTGTTCAGAACACTCGACCttctccaacacctccacaatCTCTATGTCCAGACCTTCATCCTCCATTTCCACTTCAGACTCCTCGGATGCCACCTGTGTGACCTCCTCTTCATCCACCTCTGGCATCTCTAGCTCCTGTAGCACCTCCTCCACTTTTCCCAGCCCCTCtgtttcctcttctctttcacACAGAACCTCAGCCTCAGTCCTGACACTGTCACACAGCTGA
- the apol1 gene encoding apolipoprotein L1 isoform X1 produces the protein MLSGFFRRFPRPAQNCAHGQGAESSDITETKTRADETHVPPRPSEKEIRDSITHRLNPNDGAHNQDRLSVDGESHSSSADLPGAGSSDITEKKTRADETPHVPPRPSEKEIRDSITHRLNPNDGAHNQDSVVSVNNQQVKGGEEGCQDDSDECVNDATAPAKKEKILPKKKKVKKKKNPFMPHVTVQSKINQKRSEEGGNDISEKKTLMEQLNEFRLDQVHSEDEEHLDSLMEWWSTVKQWEPMSTDEDMTEKEEARAFALTAEKVQRGIRVFNQLFSERAEALWQHIIDLNHIADGLDRFNKRTKVAQITGGSTSAVGGVATITGLALAPVTMGTSLIITAVGLGVAAAGGLTSASASISNTVHGSFDRKKVERILKDFQSKMADIDKCTKFIKRGIENLRELNAPKVKKLKVYDNDFSGINDIYEDGVMAGKAVLINANEITRFTQITMATGGTAARAVQVAAMATGILTGLFVAMDVYFVAKDSHELKKGAKSEFAKKIREVAEQLHQGLVELNIIREELQCSEHSTFSNTSTISMSRPSSSISTSDSSDATCVTSSSSTSGISSSCSTSSTFPSPSVSSSLSHRTSASVLTLSHS, from the exons ATGCTGAGTGGCTTTTTCAGACGCTTTCCCAGACCGGCTCAGAACTGTGCTCATGGCCAG ggtgctGAGAGCTCAGACATCACAGAGACGAAAACCAGAGCAGATGAAACCCATGTTCCTCCACGACCCAGTGAGaag GAGATCAGAGACTCCATCACACACCGTCTGAATCCAAATGATGGGGCTCATAATCAG GACCGTCTGTCAGTTGATGGAGAGTCACACAGCAGCAGTGCTGACCTTCCT ggtgctGGGAGCTCAGACATCACAGAGAAGAAAACCAGAGCAGATGAAACCCCTCATGTTCCTCCACGACCCAGTGAGaag GAGATCAGAGACTCCATCACACACCGTCTGAATCCAAATGATGGGGCTCATAATCAG GACTCTGTTGTGTCGGTCAACAATCAGCAGGTCAAAGGAGGTGAAGAAGGATGTCAG GACGACAGTGACGAGTGTGTGAACGACGCCACTGCCCCAgctaagaaagagaaaatactg ccaaagaaaaagaaagtaaagaaaaagaagaatccCTTCATGCCTCATGTGACAGTCCAG agTAAAATAAACCAGAAGAGAAGCGAAGAAGGTGGCAATGACATTTCAGAG AAGAAAACCCTCATGGAACAGCTGAATGAGTTTCGTCTGGATCAAGTTCACAGCGAAGATGAGGAG CATCTTGACAGCCTCATGGAGTGGTGGAGCACGGTCAAAC AATGGGAGCCGATGTCCACAGATGAAGATATGACGGAAAAGGAGGAGGCTAG GGCATTTGCGTTAACAGCTGAAAAAGTGCAGCGAGGAATTCGTGTGTTTAATCAGCTGTTTTCAGAGCGAGCAGAAGCTCTTTGGCAGCACATCATCGACCTCAACCACATTGCAGACGGTCTGGACCGCTTCAACAAAAGGACCAAAGTGGCCCAAATCACCGGCGGCTCCACCAGCGCAGTTGGGGGTGTGGCCACTATAACAGGCCTCGCCCTAGCACCTGTTACTATGGGGACATCCTTGATTATCACAGCAGTGGGACTGGGCGTGGCCGCAGCGGGCGGGTTAACATCAGCCTCGGCCAGTATCTCCAACACCGTCCATGGCTCGTTTGACCGTAAAAAAGTGGAGCGCATCTTGAAAGACTTCCAGAGCAAGATGGCAGACATCGACAAATGCACGAAATTCATCAAACGAGGCATCGAAAACCTGCGAGAGTTAAATGCTCCCAAG GTGAAAAAGCTAAAGGTGTACGATAACGATTTCTCTGGAATCAACGATATCTACGAGGATGGCGTCATGGCAGGCAAAGCAGTGCTTATCAATGCCAATGAGATCACCAGGTTCACACagatcaccatggcaacaggtgGCACAGCAGCCAGAGCAGTGCAGGTTGCAGCCATGGCAACGGGCATCCTCACCGGTCTCTTTGTTGCCATGGATGTTTACTTTGTGGCAAAGGATTCTCACGAACTTAAGAAAGGAGCCAAGTCAGAATTTGCCAAAAAGATCAGGGAGGTGGCAGAGCAGCTGCATCAAGGACTGGTGGAGCTCAATATCATCCGAGAGGAGCTGCAGTGTTCAGAACACTCGACCttctccaacacctccacaatCTCTATGTCCAGACCTTCATCCTCCATTTCCACTTCAGACTCCTCGGATGCCACCTGTGTGACCTCCTCTTCATCCACCTCTGGCATCTCTAGCTCCTGTAGCACCTCCTCCACTTTTCCCAGCCCCTCtgtttcctcttctctttcacACAGAACCTCAGCCTCAGTCCTGACACTGTCACACAGCTGA